A portion of the Mytilus galloprovincialis chromosome 12, xbMytGall1.hap1.1, whole genome shotgun sequence genome contains these proteins:
- the LOC143053526 gene encoding uncharacterized protein LOC143053526: MNRISRKDKKDKKDNDQNGLRKITYWEKYGVKRFPYRGRRRYSPCVYQSEDGGIVISNDVFGLTIRQFERMFQACLDRRKAQEQYILNLRYPDKLANEYLEYLDNRRYLNEDYLSWSGTNLKDKFLYEHLVETVGTEEDMRKRQQLFIIQDVIENTDSKCTQISSGSLAEGLDLQGSDLDLMLVFNNVDVDVIQDLRNMRHPVQRTTLLMETDTDHPGFRRLRLIAGANRENDLLTYEYFESTSKGLCLSVNKFVGNIKKSTKQQHLSTHGPCVSDQQGTIDIAYCLRSKYLPYSIISWALRYRQQWPPNSTIDKIKQYGCLLVPIGPRTIPDCNILWRLSFSVAEKQLVHSFNFTQLLCYCLLKLTLKLIINTNKHVDGLLCSYFLKTALFWVSEEVDIDTFQISKLFVCFSHCLNKLISWVKKCYCPNYFIPEHNMFLGKVNSDNNTILLIVLYGIKCDGIDGLTKHLFPNDNGSLLGSNSDFSLIKLDFLFYRICFMSNMLDISQCLKTLMCIESLIKSKYATFIIEVCNHYHAVISQFAAQLLPPPTITSETYNIHKHYHRLLIDGTKADAVSGWLLYASFYYVTGQYNVTLRITEYVLSRCSSGMLFIGCSTYSEDDKLDYRNKVHSKMTLNEKMRTATIGYVRYLRNSSLIPRELQLEVNEGHMLITPTVMSHCLIFLCYHHLGNISNRQQALNDLYLTIKNRNFICSDTLSNSLTILGVCFEISGDKDTAFQCYDYALQCNDVTCSSAAARKSKLLEI, translated from the exons ATGAATCGGATCTCGAGAAAGGATAAAAAGGATAAAAAGGATAACGATCAAAATGGATTAAGGAAAATAACGTACTGGGAAAAATACGGGGTCAAACGTTTTCCTTACCGAGGAAGGCGCAGATACTCACCATGTGTTTACCAATCAGAAGACGGAGGGATCGTTATCTCAAACGACGTTTTCGGGCTAACAATCAGACAATTTGAACGAATGTTTCAAGCGTGTTTAGACAGACGGAAAGCACAAGAACAGTATATACTAAATCTAAGATATCCTGACAAATTGGCAAATGAATATCTGGAATACTTAGATAACAGAAGATATTTGAATGAAG attacTTGTCATGGAGTGGAACTAATTTGAAGGACAAATTCCTATACGAGCACTTAGTAGAGACAGTTGGAACTGAAGAAGACATGCGTAAAAGACAGCAACTATTTATCATACAAGACGTGATAGAAAATACTGATTCAAAATGTACACAAATATCCAGTGGCAGTTTAGCAGAAGGACTCGATTTACAAGGTAGTGACCTGGATCTCATGTTGGTCTTCAACAACGTAGACGTAGACGTAATACAGGATTTAAGGAATATGAGACACCCAGTGCAACGTACAACATTGTTAATGGAGACAGATACTGATCATCCTGGATTTAGAAGACTCCGATTGATAGCAGGAGCGAATAGGGAAAATGATCTTTTAACATATGAATACTTTGAAAGTACTAGTAAAGGTTTATGTTTATCAGTGAACAAATTTGTTGGTAATATAAAAAAGTCTACGAAACAGCAGCATCTATCAACACACGGCCCGTGTGTATCAGATCAACAAGGGACCATTGATATTGCATACTGCCTTAGAAGCAAATATTTACCGTACAGTATAATATCATGGGCATTGCGTTATCGACAACAATGGCCACCTAATTCTAcaattgacaaaattaaacaatACGGATGTTTACTAGTACCCATTGGACCAAGAACTATCCCAGACTGTAATATATTATGGAGATTATCTTTCTCTGTAGCAGAAAAACAACTTGTTCATTCGTTTAATTTCACTCAGCTGTTATGTTACTGTCTCCTCAAATTAACGTTAAAACTAATTATTAACACAAACAAACATGTCGACGGTTTATTGTGTTCTTACTTTCTGAAGACGGCTTTATTCTGGGTCTCAGAGGAGGTAGATATTGACACGTTTCAAATATcgaaattatttgtttgtttttctcacTGTCTAAATAAATTGATATCATGGGTAAAGAAGTGTTATTGTCCGAATTATTTTATACCTGAACACAACATGTTCCTAGGAAAAGTCAATTCAGATAATAATACAATACTGCTAATTGTTTTGTATGGCATAAAATGCGATGGAATTGACGgattaacaaaacatttatttccGAACGACAATGGAAGTTTATTAGGATCAAATAGTGATTTTTCGTTAATTAAGTTAGACTTTCTCTTTTACAGAATATGTTTCATGAGTAATATGTTAGACATATCACAATGTTTAAAGACACTCATGTGTATTGAATCTTTAATCAAGTCCAAATATGCTACATTTATTATTGAAGTATGTAACCATTATCACGCTGTCATAAGTCAATTTGCAGCACAATTACTACCACCACCTACAATAACGAGTGAAACTTACAACATACACAAACATTATCATAGACTTTTAATAGACGGTACAAAGGCAGATGCTGTTTCGGGTTGGTTGTTATACGCCTCGTTTTATTATGTAACAGGACAGTATAATGTAACACTCAGAATAACGGAATATGTTTTGTCAAGATGTTCATCTGGTATGTTGTTCATTGGATGTTCAACCTACAGTGAAGATGATAAACTTGATTATAGAAATAAGGTACATTCTAAAATGACACTGAATGAAAAGATGCGAACAGCTACTATAGGTTATGTTCGTTACTTACGGAACTCATCATTAATACCAAGGGAACTACAGCTGGAAGTGAATGAAGGGCACATGTTAATAACACCGACTGTTATGTCTCACTGTCTTATATTTCTATGTTATCATCATCTTGGAAACATATCAAACAGGCAACAAGCTTTAAATGATTTAtacttaacaataaaaaatagGAATTTTATTTGTTCAGATACGTTATCTAATTCATTAACAATTCTTGGAGTATGCTTTGAGATATCCGGTGACAAGGATACTGCCTTTCAGTGTTATGATTATGCTTTACAATGTAATGATGTAACATGTTCCTCTGCAGCAGCGAGAAAAtccaaacttttagaaatttaa